Genomic DNA from Parcubacteria group bacterium:
AGGGAAGGTTCCTCCCCCAACCAAAGAAACACTGCTGGCGCTATGGTGAGGCGCCCGGAATGGCCTGGTAACAATCAGAGCTTCTCCTTTAGGCAGTTTTCCAGAAATAGAAAATATTTTGGTTACTTCGAGGCTTTCGTCCAATGTCATTCTGGGAAGTATTGTCGGCATCGTCTTGGCCAGAAGCGTTTTCCCTGATCCCGGAGGCCCGTTGAAAAGGACGTTATGTCCTCCGGCCGCAGCTATTTCAAGCGCTCTTTTGGCATGTTCCTGCCCTTTAATATGCGCCATATCCAATTCACAGCCGCCTTTTTTAATCAGGGAATCAACTTCTACTTTGGGATGAATTTTAATATTTTTTTCTCCTGACAAATGTCCGACCAGCGAATACAGGCTGTCGATTGGAATAACATCTATTCCTTCAACTACGCTGGCTTCGGATGCATTTTCTTTGGGAACATAAATTTCTTCTATTTTTTTATCTTTAGCTAAAAGCGTAATTGGCAACACCCCTTGAACCGGCCGGATTTTTCCATCCAACGCCAATTCTCCAATAAATAGTTTGTTTTTAAAATCAAAATTAATTTGGCTGGTTGCCAAAAGGAATCCCAAAGCCATTGGAATGTCATAAATCGGAGTAAGTTTAGGAAGATCGGCGGGAGCCAAATTTACGGTAATCCTGCCGCATTGATAAGGAGGCTTAAAGCCGCTATTTTTGATAGCAGAGCTAACTCGGTCGCGCGATTCTTTGATAGAAGTATCCGGAAGCCCGACAATGGTAAAATTGTGAAGTCCTTGGCCTAAAACATCTACTTCCACTTCGACTATTTCGCTCGTTAGCCCGATGGTTGCCGCGGAAAATAATTTCGAAGGCAAATTTTTTATAATTTTAAATTCTAAATTTTAAATATTTAGAAAATAAAAATTAATTTAAAATTTATAATTTTATTGCGTAACTTCATCATTCCGTATCATCGGACAAGGCAATTCTTATCAGTGTCGTCCCGATATTGACAGGCAGAACGCTTAAAATCCAATCAAACACGCTTCCCAACAACTCCGGCAAAACAATTCCCAAGAGATTCGCGCTTGGATTCTTCGTTTTTTTCGATCCAAAATAAAGAAAAAGAATCAAACCAAAACCGAGATTCACAATAATACTTAAAATGGGAATCAAGCCAACAATATCGCATAATACTGCCACAAGAAGAATTACCCAGTGTTTCGAAAGCTTTTCTTTAAAAGATAAAGCTACTGACGTTGCCTTTTTTACAGGATTAACAGATTGGCTGGATTTCCCATTATTTCTGGCATTGACCAAATTCATCGAGTTTTCCGCTTCATTCTCGTTCATAGCAAATATGGAAACAATAGTAAATTAATAGCTATTTGTATATTTTATAGAGATTATGAATTTTCTTCATCGAATTCTTTTTTCGCTTGTTCGATTTCAAGAAGTTGATTAGGATCAGTCGTAATGACCTGATCCTCGCTATAAGAAGCGATAACTTTGATTGCCGCATGTTTTGCTCCGGCAAAGAAAATTCCTTCCCCAACATTGCTTTCCAGCAAAAGAAATTTTTCCTGATCGGTAAGATAAAATGTTTCCAATATTACATCTATTGCCGCCGGAGATTGGCGAAGCAAAAGTTGAAGTGAAGAGTTGGTAACGATCGGCTTTCCGTACCTAGAAGACATAAAATCGGCAATATCCTGAGTAATGGTAGTAAGCCCGGTAAAATATTTTCGGCAGCGTTTCGCTATTCCAAACAAGAAAGATGCGGCATCGTCGTGTTTCATCATTACCCAGGCCTCATCCACGATAACCAAGCGCTTTTTCATATTAGAACGCATCTCATTCCAGATAAATTGAAGAACGACAAACATGGCAATTGGACGAAGTTCGTCTTCCAAATCCCTAATGTTGAAAACTACCATCTGGTTATCAATCCTAACATTAGTCGGATGATTGAGAAATCCGGAAAAGATTCCTTCCGTATATTTTTCAAGCCTCACTGACAATGAGTCAGCGCCTTCCATATTGCTCAAAACTTCATATAAATCGGACATCGTTGGAAAAGAATTGGGCGTAAAATTCTGAAAATTGCTCTGTGCGGTGATATCGCGAAGTGAATATGTTTCCCTAATTGCCCTGTCTAGAATAGAGTCTTCTTCCGGAGTGACAGAACCCAGCATTATATGGAGAAGACCGATAAGACTGGCTATGTTATTTCTTATTATATCTTCAGGATCTTCATCTTCTTTTATTTTTGGAAGGTCGAACGGATTAAGACGGGAATCGGAATTGAGCGATATTCGAATAAAAGTCCCTCCGACAGTTTCGCATAAATATTTGTACTCATTCTCCGGATCAACAATGATAACATTAGTTCCTATCATCATTGAACGAAAAGCTTCTAATTTTATAGCGTAACTTTTTCCGGCGCCAGATTTGGCAAAAACAACCATATTAGCATTCTCCATCTTGAAACGATCAAAAAGAATAAGGCTATTATTGTGCCTGTTCATGCCATAGAGAATTCCGTCATTTGATGAAAGATCGGATGAAACAAATGGAAATGTAGTTGAAAGAGGAGAAGTGTTTAGGTTATTAGCCACATCCAGTTCATCATTGGCCAGCGGAAGTGTTGAAGAAAATCCCGATTCCGCCCTAAGTATGGCAGGTTTCATATATACCATTTGGGCTTCCATAATAGCCTCAATTTCCTTGCTTAATTTTTCTATCTCTTTCACGTCTTCTCCATAAACAGTTATGTAGATTCCGAATCTGAAAAATTTTTCGGTTCCTTGCATCAATTGATCGCGAAGTTCCTCTATATTTTGAATCGCAGATTCAAGTATTGGGTCGCGTATTTTCCCGCCTTCCTGCTCAATCTGAATCTGAGATTCTACTTGCGTCGCGCTTTTCCTCAGATTTTTCAAGATCTCCCTAGTATCAACAGGGTGCATATACATCGCAATGTCCATGGGAAAATCAATATTTACAATAGGAGAAAACCAGCTGGTTCTTAAATATTTTGGATAGGCAATAACAAAAATAGTTTTTGCAAAAATACCTCCAATCTGAATATAATTGGCAGTAACTTTCATTGCTGCGGGAGCAATGAGATCTTTTACTGTAGCAAGCCCCTCCTGATAAATTTTTTCATTCTCAAGCATCTCGTCTTTTTCTTGATTTTTTTCCGATTTTTTTCCAAAAAGCATAAAAAGTTAATTTAATTCTATTTTATCAACATCTTTAATTATAACGCTCTTATAAACATTAGGGTTATATGAATTATACATAAGTTCTACTATTTCCTCGGTTTTTAGCGGAACTATTTTTAGCCCAATTCCGCTAAGTCCGGAAATAACGTGATCAACTCTTTGCCAAAGCTGGTTTTTATATGTTTCAAAATTTTCTTTTTTTCTTGAAATCTCCTGTTTTGGAGAAAAAATTGATGAAACTTTGTCAAAAATTCCGCCTTCCTTGTTTTCTATCGGAGAAAATGGAACAACTATGTAAAAAAGTTTCGTCATTATATTTGAAATCTCGGTTAGATTTTTAATAAAATTCCTATATTCGGAAATTTGAAGTTTTAGCAATTCATTCGTCTGTTTTTTTTCTTTTTCTCCGAGAAAATCAAGATATGGTTCAATATTCAATCTTCTTGAGCTTATCAGGATTTGAGTTGAAAAATCAAGGGAATTGAGAAATCCTTGATATTGTTGGATGATTGCATCCTGTTCGTCCGTAGATTTTAAATCAAAATTGATGGAAGAAACAAGCATAACCGATCTCAGCGAACTGTTTTTGAGGATGATGACTCCATCTTTTATTTCTTCAACATCAACATATTGCTGAGTGCTAGTCCCAGAATTTGCTTCTCTGATAAGTTTTTTTGAATGTAGATTTTCCATAATATGTTACTTTTGTTTCTTTTCTCTATTTCGCCTGATTATTTCCATCATTTTCTCATTTCTCTCCTTTCCTTCAGAATCCAAAGTTCTCGCCAAATCTTTCAGACTATCCGCCAACATTTCTCTTTTTTCTTCCTTTTTTTCTTCCATAACATTCTCTTGAAAGACGGCCTTTTTCTTACTTTTATTTTTTTTAATGTAATCCCGTTTCCAAATATAAACTTTTGGCTTAAAAGCAAAAGTTACCCCCCACAGAATAAACTTTACAAGCGGCTGGCCATGAGGACGGTAGAAAGCCAGCGCACAAAAAATTAAAGCAACCGGAACAGCAGAAATAAAAAACGTAACCCGATCAAGAAGACCCCAGGAAATAAGAAGAACAGCACCCATTCCAAACATCCACAAAAGCTGTTTGGCAGTAAATGGCCCTGCTATCTTGTCTTCTACATCTATATGTTGAGGAACGTTAAATAACATCGAAAATTGTAAATTAATTGTTGATCATTGAAAATTATTTTAGTAGATTTGCTATTTGTCTAACAATCACCAGTGATGCCAAGGCAATGGTTATTCCAATAATTGAATAGGTGACAATTTTTTTCCCAGTTTTCGCCCTATCTTCGTCTCCAGCTGAAGTAAGATACATTATTCCTCCGACGATTAGCATAATAAGGGTTAATACTCCGATTATCGCCAGGAGAAAATTCAGGAAATTCAAAGAAATTTGAGTAAGAGACAATGAGCTGCTTAATTCCGAACTGGTTGCGTTCCATCCCAGAATTGATGAAATTTCTTTCAAAAAAGAAGGGGCGGCAATTCCAATTGCCAATCCAATCATTGAAGCAAATATTGAACCTTTGGCGATCTTCATCCTCCCTTCGTCTCCAGCTGATGTGATATAAAATACCCCTCCCAGAACAATGAAAATTATCGAGAGTACGACGATTATGCTTCGAAGCGTGCTTAAAATATTCGTTGCCAATCCTTCAACTGTATCATATCTAAGAGGATTGGGAAATTCAATTGGCGCGGTAGAAGAAGTGCCGGCAGTGCCGGATGTATAGTTATTCAACGCTTCGTCAATATTGAGACAAGCTCCATCTTCAAAAGCGCAATTATCATCTTCATTACATGAATCTTCATCGGTGCCATAACTGCTGCATGATTTTGAAGTTTTAGCAACACAAACATAATTACTTGAAATTTTTTGGCAAGATCCCTCTTCGTTACTCTTGGTACAACAATCTAATATAGCAACAGGTTTATTGTTATAATTCTTTTCATTGCAAGCAGTCACATAAGAGCAGGCTGCCAAAGTAACCTGACTGCTCAAAAATATTCCGAAGCATATTGCCAAAAAAAATACTAATAATTTTGTTTTTGTCATATTATTTTATTCAAAAAATTATTTTCTATTTACATTTAAATTTATTCCAGCTTTCCACTTTGATGCCCAAAGCTCCGCCCTCATCGCCGGATCCTCTGGTTCCCATCACCCACATTACCGTGTTTATCATCAGCCAAGATCCGAGAATTATCGAAAATCCGATTAGCACGCTTTTGAGCAAACTCTTGGCTGTCGTCATCATCCCTTCATTCCCCGCCGAAACAATATAGACTACTCCGGCAATAACCAGCATTACCAGCGCCACAAAAACCATTATCGTAAACCCGTAATCAATAAGACCTTTGATTCCAACAATAAAATCGCATAAAGTGCACATTGTTCCTCCTTGATCGCTTCTCCCGCAAGGAACCAACGGCGAGGCGTAAGAAATAGCCGGAAACAATAAAACAGCCAAAACTGAAACAAAAATAAAAGAAAAAATTAGAATTTTAAAATTTAGAATTTTAATCATCGGAGGTTGTTTAAAAAAATTTAAATGCTATTTTCGCATTAATACGCTGACTCTGCTCGCCGCGATGTTCAGTGCTTCATAAACAGTTTGCTTCCCC
This window encodes:
- a CDS encoding DUF87 domain-containing protein — its product is MLFGKKSEKNQEKDEMLENEKIYQEGLATVKDLIAPAAMKVTANYIQIGGIFAKTIFVIAYPKYLRTSWFSPIVNIDFPMDIAMYMHPVDTREILKNLRKSATQVESQIQIEQEGGKIRDPILESAIQNIEELRDQLMQGTEKFFRFGIYITVYGEDVKEIEKLSKEIEAIMEAQMVYMKPAILRAESGFSSTLPLANDELDVANNLNTSPLSTTFPFVSSDLSSNDGILYGMNRHNNSLILFDRFKMENANMVVFAKSGAGKSYAIKLEAFRSMMIGTNVIIVDPENEYKYLCETVGGTFIRISLNSDSRLNPFDLPKIKEDEDPEDIIRNNIASLIGLLHIMLGSVTPEEDSILDRAIRETYSLRDITAQSNFQNFTPNSFPTMSDLYEVLSNMEGADSLSVRLEKYTEGIFSGFLNHPTNVRIDNQMVVFNIRDLEDELRPIAMFVVLQFIWNEMRSNMKKRLVIVDEAWVMMKHDDAASFLFGIAKRCRKYFTGLTTITQDIADFMSSRYGKPIVTNSSLQLLLRQSPAAIDVILETFYLTDQEKFLLLESNVGEGIFFAGAKHAAIKVIASYSEDQVITTDPNQLLEIEQAKKEFDEENS
- a CDS encoding pilin, with protein sequence MTKTKLLVFFLAICFGIFLSSQVTLAACSYVTACNEKNYNNKPVAILDCCTKSNEEGSCQKISSNYVCVAKTSKSCSSYGTDEDSCNEDDNCAFEDGACLNIDEALNNYTSGTAGTSSTAPIEFPNPLRYDTVEGLATNILSTLRSIIVVLSIIFIVLGGVFYITSAGDEGRMKIAKGSIFASMIGLAIGIAAPSFLKEISSILGWNATSSELSSSLSLTQISLNFLNFLLAIIGVLTLIMLIVGGIMYLTSAGDEDRAKTGKKIVTYSIIGITIALASLVIVRQIANLLK
- a CDS encoding PrgI family protein, producing the protein MLFNVPQHIDVEDKIAGPFTAKQLLWMFGMGAVLLISWGLLDRVTFFISAVPVALIFCALAFYRPHGQPLVKFILWGVTFAFKPKVYIWKRDYIKKNKSKKKAVFQENVMEEKKEEKREMLADSLKDLARTLDSEGKERNEKMMEIIRRNREKKQK
- a CDS encoding magnesium chelatase domain-containing protein, whose translation is MPSKLFSAATIGLTSEIVEVEVDVLGQGLHNFTIVGLPDTSIKESRDRVSSAIKNSGFKPPYQCGRITVNLAPADLPKLTPIYDIPMALGFLLATSQINFDFKNKLFIGELALDGKIRPVQGVLPITLLAKDKKIEEIYVPKENASEASVVEGIDVIPIDSLYSLVGHLSGEKNIKIHPKVEVDSLIKKGGCELDMAHIKGQEHAKRALEIAAAGGHNVLFNGPPGSGKTLLAKTMPTILPRMTLDESLEVTKIFSISGKLPKGEALIVTRPFRAPHHSASSVSLVGGGTFP